A single window of Malus sylvestris chromosome 5, drMalSylv7.2, whole genome shotgun sequence DNA harbors:
- the LOC126620969 gene encoding uncharacterized protein LOC126620969: MISASKCCKEEIQNDKVLMLAQEKKMALCDICGSFLVANDAVERTQSHVTGKQHIGYGMVRDFIAEFKESKEKAREEERLAREKEAEERRKQREKEQEDRRRSNSSDRGLSYVVVVVLHFLEEKKKKTEKKPKPNRKKNRKKFEPNRTEPNRNFGLVSDLAKNRTDQNRTQP, from the exons ATGATTTCAGCGAGTAAATGCTGTAAGGAAGAAATACAGAATGATAAAGTGTTGATGCTAGCACAGGAGAAAAAAATGGCACTCTGTGATATCTGTGGTTCATTTCTTGTGGCCAATGATGCTGTAGAGAGAACTCAGTCTCATGTTACAGGGAAACAGCATATTGGTTATGGCATGGTTCGAGATTTTATCGCTGAGTTCAAG GAATCTAAGGAGAAGGcaagggaagaagaaaggtTAGCGAGGGAGAAAGAAGCAGAAGAACGGAGGAAACAGAGGGAGAAGGAACAGGAGGATAGAAGGAGAAGTAATTCAAGTGACAGGGGTCTATCTTATGTTGTTGtggttgttttgcattttttggaggaaaaaaaaaaaaaaaccgaaaaaaaaccgaaaccgaaccgaaaaaaaaaccgaaaaaaatttgagccgaaccgaaccgaaccgaaccgaaatttcggtttggtttcggatttggcaaaaaaccgaaccgatcagaaccgaacccagccc